The following are encoded in a window of Pseudomonas graminis genomic DNA:
- a CDS encoding lytic murein transglycosylase gives MPPSFPRRWHLRQLIAASSLFALVACAEQPTAAVATPLQAAPAAQVVKSLPAPSGAVAQPDNGNFEIQPAMTFSEWQSQFRALALNAGVRPEVFDNAFAGITPDMSVVKADRSQPEFSRPVWEYLDGAMSAVRVRKGQALLNQYADALSAIEQRYGVDRQALVAVWGMESSFGQFQGTQSVIRSLATLAYEGRRPQFAQDQLIAALQIIQHGDIDAPSMLGSWAGAMGQTQFIPTTYNTHAVDFDGDGRRDIWNSPSDALASTAHYLQSSGWQKGQPWGFEVQLAQGFDYALADASTRKSISEWQQLGLKLPNGSALPANVLQQQAALLLPAGYKGPAFLVMDNFRAILKYNNSSSYALAIGLLSERFNGGGYVQGSWPRGDRPLSRSERIELQTLLSARQYDAGAPDGIIGANTRKAIRSAQQSFGWPADGYPTQELLQQLRQP, from the coding sequence ATGCCCCCAAGCTTTCCCCGTCGCTGGCACCTTCGCCAGTTGATCGCCGCCTCCAGCCTCTTTGCGCTGGTTGCCTGTGCCGAGCAGCCTACCGCTGCCGTTGCCACCCCGCTCCAGGCCGCACCCGCGGCGCAAGTTGTCAAAAGTCTGCCCGCGCCCTCCGGCGCTGTTGCGCAGCCTGACAACGGCAACTTTGAAATACAGCCCGCAATGACTTTCAGTGAGTGGCAGAGCCAGTTCCGTGCTCTGGCGCTGAACGCCGGTGTGCGCCCCGAGGTGTTCGATAACGCCTTTGCTGGCATCACGCCCGACATGAGCGTGGTCAAGGCCGATCGCAGCCAGCCGGAATTCAGTCGCCCGGTGTGGGAATACCTCGACGGCGCCATGTCCGCCGTGCGCGTGCGCAAGGGTCAGGCCTTGCTCAATCAATACGCCGACGCGCTGAGCGCCATCGAGCAGCGTTATGGCGTTGATCGGCAGGCACTGGTCGCCGTGTGGGGCATGGAGAGCAGCTTCGGCCAGTTCCAGGGCACTCAGTCGGTGATTCGCTCGCTGGCCACGCTGGCCTACGAGGGACGCCGACCACAGTTCGCCCAGGACCAGTTGATTGCCGCCCTGCAGATCATTCAGCACGGCGACATCGATGCGCCGAGCATGCTCGGCTCGTGGGCAGGCGCCATGGGCCAGACGCAGTTCATTCCGACGACCTACAACACCCACGCGGTGGACTTCGACGGCGACGGTCGCCGTGATATCTGGAACTCCCCCAGCGATGCGCTCGCTTCCACTGCCCATTACCTGCAAAGCTCCGGCTGGCAGAAAGGCCAGCCGTGGGGCTTCGAAGTGCAATTGGCTCAAGGTTTCGATTACGCACTGGCCGACGCTTCAACCCGTAAATCCATCAGTGAATGGCAACAGCTGGGGCTGAAGCTGCCGAACGGTTCTGCGCTGCCGGCCAACGTGCTGCAACAGCAAGCCGCCTTGCTGCTGCCCGCAGGCTACAAAGGTCCGGCCTTTCTGGTGATGGATAACTTCCGCGCCATCCTCAAGTACAACAACTCGTCGTCCTATGCGCTGGCGATCGGTTTGCTGTCCGAGCGCTTCAATGGTGGCGGTTATGTGCAGGGCAGCTGGCCGCGCGGCGATCGTCCGTTGAGCCGCTCCGAGCGCATTGAACTGCAGACGCTGCTCTCTGCCCGCCAGTACGACGCGGGCGCCCCGGACGGGATCATCGGCGCCAACACACGTAAAGCGATTCGCAGTGCACAACAATCCTTTGGCTGGCCTGCAGACGGGTATCCGACCCAGGAATTGCTGCAGCAGTTGCGCCAGCCGTAA
- the holA gene encoding DNA polymerase III subunit delta, producing MKLAPAQLSKHLQGTLAPVYIVSGDDPLQCQEACDAIRAAARQQGYDERQVFSADSSFDWGTLLQAGASMSLFAERRLLELRLPSGKPGDKGAAALLEYCGRPAEDTLLLISLPKLDGSAQKTKWGKALVEGPQTQFVQIWPVDASQLPQWIRQRLSQAGLAATPDAIELIAARVEGNLLAAAQEIEKLKLMADEGQITVETVQAAVADSARFDVFGLTDAILNGEAAHALRMLEGLRGEGVEPPVILWALSRELRVLANLALQFSQGIPLDKAFSQARPPIWDKRKPLMSKALQRHSARRWGQLLMDAQHIDAQIKGQAQGSVWSSLSRLTLLMAGQRLALPAE from the coding sequence ATGAAACTCGCCCCCGCCCAGCTTTCCAAACACTTGCAAGGCACTCTTGCGCCCGTCTACATCGTCAGCGGCGATGACCCGCTGCAATGTCAGGAGGCGTGCGACGCCATCCGTGCGGCTGCGCGTCAGCAAGGCTATGACGAGCGTCAGGTATTCAGCGCCGATTCGAGCTTCGACTGGGGCACCCTGCTCCAGGCGGGCGCAAGCATGTCGCTGTTCGCCGAGCGCAGGCTGCTGGAGTTGCGCCTGCCGTCCGGCAAACCCGGCGACAAAGGTGCTGCCGCATTGCTGGAGTACTGCGGCCGTCCTGCCGAGGACACGCTGCTGCTGATCAGCCTGCCCAAGCTCGACGGCTCGGCGCAGAAAACCAAATGGGGCAAGGCGCTGGTCGAAGGGCCACAAACCCAGTTCGTGCAGATCTGGCCGGTGGACGCCAGCCAGTTGCCGCAATGGATTCGTCAGCGCCTGTCACAGGCCGGCCTCGCAGCAACGCCGGACGCCATCGAACTGATCGCCGCGCGGGTGGAAGGCAATCTGCTGGCGGCTGCGCAGGAGATTGAAAAGCTCAAGCTCATGGCCGACGAAGGCCAGATTACGGTTGAGACCGTGCAGGCTGCGGTGGCCGATAGCGCGCGCTTCGATGTCTTCGGGCTGACCGACGCGATCCTCAATGGCGAAGCGGCGCATGCGCTGCGAATGCTCGAAGGGCTGCGCGGCGAAGGCGTTGAGCCTCCTGTGATTCTCTGGGCGCTTTCCCGTGAGCTTCGTGTGCTGGCCAATCTGGCGTTGCAGTTCAGTCAGGGCATCCCGCTGGACAAAGCCTTCAGCCAGGCACGGCCGCCCATCTGGGACAAGCGCAAACCGTTGATGAGCAAGGCCCTGCAACGCCACTCCGCGCGACGCTGGGGTCAGCTGTTGATGGACGCCCAACATATCGACGCGCAAATCAAAGGCCAGGCGCAAGGCTCGGTCTGGAGCAGCCTGAGTCGACTGACGCTGCTGATGGCAGGGCAACGACTGGCATTGCCGGCGGAATAA
- a CDS encoding septal ring lytic transglycosylase RlpA family protein produces the protein MRSLPMQQPLKLMAFTALTLLIVSCSTSRPTTSTQRQQGNVIRAQPGLDINRAHKDGAPWWDVDVSRIPDAIPTLHTGPYKANPYTVLGKTYFPLSDSKTYSQTGTASWYGTKFHGQNTANGEVYDLYGMSAAHKTLPLPSYVRVTNLDNNRTVILRVNDRGPFYSDRIIDLSYAAAKKLGYAETGTARVKVEGIDPSQYWAQRGKPAPLMLDQPQVASSNPPPRQPAAPVITASAGTIEQWTPPPQQHAAPVTPVPIDAKKNASGQASGLFLQVGAFANPDAAELLRSKLSGMVRAPVFVSSIARNQQTLYRVRMGPVDTPGEAQQLQNSVRSANLGSPSVVTSDQ, from the coding sequence ATGCGGTCACTGCCGATGCAACAACCATTGAAACTGATGGCCTTCACGGCGCTGACTTTGCTGATCGTCAGTTGCTCCACCAGCCGCCCGACGACCTCGACGCAGCGGCAGCAGGGCAACGTGATCCGCGCGCAGCCGGGGTTGGACATCAATAGGGCGCACAAAGACGGCGCGCCCTGGTGGGACGTTGACGTTTCGCGCATCCCCGACGCCATTCCGACCTTGCACACCGGCCCCTACAAAGCCAACCCGTACACCGTGCTGGGCAAGACCTATTTCCCGCTCAGCGATTCCAAGACCTATTCCCAGACGGGAACGGCGTCCTGGTATGGCACCAAATTCCACGGCCAGAACACCGCCAACGGCGAGGTCTATGACCTGTACGGCATGAGCGCGGCGCACAAGACGCTGCCGCTGCCCAGCTACGTTCGCGTCACCAATCTGGACAACAACCGCACGGTGATCCTGCGGGTCAACGATCGCGGCCCGTTCTATTCCGACCGCATCATCGACTTGTCCTACGCGGCGGCGAAGAAACTCGGTTATGCCGAAACCGGCACGGCGCGTGTAAAAGTCGAAGGTATCGATCCTTCTCAGTACTGGGCTCAGCGCGGCAAACCGGCGCCGCTGATGCTGGATCAGCCGCAAGTGGCGAGCAGCAATCCACCGCCTCGGCAGCCAGCGGCGCCGGTGATTACCGCATCGGCGGGTACGATCGAGCAATGGACACCGCCCCCGCAGCAGCACGCCGCTCCGGTCACGCCCGTACCGATCGACGCAAAAAAAAACGCTTCAGGACAAGCATCTGGGCTGTTTCTCCAAGTGGGAGCCTTCGCCAACCCGGACGCTGCGGAACTCCTGAGATCGAAATTGAGCGGGATGGTCCGAGCGCCGGTGTTCGTGAGTTCGATCGCACGCAATCAACAGACGCTTTATCGCGTGCGGATGGGACCGGTCGACACGCCGGGTGAAGCCCAGCAACTGCAAAACAGCGTAAGGTCGGCCAATCTCGGCTCGCCAAGCGTCGTTACGTCGGACCAGTAG
- the lipA gene encoding lipoyl synthase, giving the protein MTTAYEAADTVVNTENAVQTLIPTVSVATPERVARPKVEAGVKLRGAEKVARIPVKIIPTVDLPKKPDWIRVRIPVSPEVDRIKALLRKHKLHSVCEEASCPNLGECFSGGTATFMIMGDICTRRCPFCDVGHGRPKALDTDEPKNLAVAIADLKLKYVVITSVDRDDLRDGGAQHFADCIREIRLLSPNVQLETLVPDYRGRMDIALEITAATPPDVFNHNLETVPRLYKAARPGSDYQWSLTLLKRFKEMVPHVPTKSGLMLGLGETDEEVIEVMQRMREHNIDMLTLGQYLQPSRNHLPVQRFVHPDVFDWFAEEGYKMGFKNVASGPLVRSSYHADEQAKLVKSLLTAG; this is encoded by the coding sequence ATGACTACCGCGTATGAGGCAGCTGACACTGTCGTGAATACAGAGAATGCCGTACAGACCCTGATCCCGACAGTGAGCGTGGCCACGCCTGAGCGTGTGGCCCGTCCGAAAGTGGAGGCGGGCGTGAAGCTGCGCGGCGCGGAAAAAGTCGCGCGCATCCCGGTGAAGATCATCCCGACGGTCGATCTGCCGAAGAAGCCTGACTGGATTCGCGTGCGCATCCCGGTCTCGCCTGAAGTCGACCGTATCAAAGCGCTGCTGCGCAAGCACAAGCTGCACAGCGTGTGCGAAGAGGCATCTTGCCCGAACCTGGGCGAGTGCTTCTCTGGCGGCACCGCGACCTTCATGATCATGGGTGACATCTGCACCCGTCGCTGCCCATTCTGCGACGTCGGCCATGGACGTCCGAAAGCGCTGGACACCGATGAGCCGAAGAACCTGGCCGTCGCCATCGCTGACCTGAAACTCAAATACGTCGTGATCACCTCCGTTGACCGTGACGACCTGCGCGACGGCGGTGCTCAGCACTTCGCCGACTGCATCCGTGAGATCCGCCTGCTGTCGCCGAACGTGCAGCTGGAGACCCTGGTCCCGGATTACCGTGGCCGCATGGACATCGCGCTGGAAATCACCGCCGCGACGCCGCCAGACGTCTTCAACCACAACCTGGAAACCGTGCCGCGCCTGTACAAGGCTGCGCGCCCGGGTTCGGATTACCAGTGGTCGCTGACCTTGCTCAAGCGCTTCAAGGAAATGGTCCCCCACGTGCCGACCAAATCCGGGCTGATGCTGGGACTGGGCGAGACTGACGAAGAAGTCATCGAGGTCATGCAGCGCATGCGCGAGCACAACATCGACATGCTGACCCTGGGCCAATACCTGCAACCGTCGCGCAACCATTTGCCGGTGCAGCGCTTCGTGCACCCGGACGTCTTCGACTGGTTCGCCGAAGAAGGCTACAAAATGGGCTTCAAGAACGTCGCTTCCGGCCCGCTGGTCCGCTCCTCGTACCACGCGGACGAACAAGCCAAGCTGGTCAAGTCGCTGCTCACAGCAGGCTGA
- a CDS encoding LPS-assembly lipoprotein LptE, with protein sequence MIKRNLLVMGLAVLLSACGFQLRGTGTNALSLKELDVSARDAYGDVVTQLRQTLTNSGVHVYTGAQYKLFIAREDEAQRTASYAGSGRSAEYELTTVLKYEIHGSKDVLLIDDSVQSQKVFVHDGNNLIGSDQEADQIRKEMRTDLVQKVLARLQQLSPQRLDELQAKADAAARAQADAEAAAQRIRDETPQQSPIEIPSK encoded by the coding sequence ATGATCAAACGCAATCTGCTGGTAATGGGACTCGCGGTTCTGCTGAGCGCCTGCGGTTTCCAGCTGCGCGGCACTGGCACCAATGCCCTGTCGCTCAAGGAACTGGACGTGAGCGCCCGAGACGCCTATGGCGACGTCGTCACTCAACTGCGTCAGACCCTGACCAACAGCGGCGTACACGTCTACACCGGCGCCCAGTACAAATTGTTCATCGCCCGTGAAGACGAAGCCCAGCGCACCGCGAGCTACGCCGGCTCGGGTCGTTCCGCCGAATACGAACTGACCACCGTGCTGAAGTATGAGATCCACGGTAGCAAGGACGTCCTGCTGATCGATGACTCAGTGCAGTCGCAGAAGGTTTTCGTGCATGACGGCAACAACCTGATCGGCTCTGACCAGGAAGCCGATCAGATCCGTAAGGAAATGCGCACTGACCTCGTGCAGAAGGTATTGGCCCGTCTGCAACAGCTGTCGCCTCAACGTCTCGACGAGCTGCAAGCCAAAGCTGACGCCGCTGCCCGCGCCCAGGCTGATGCCGAGGCCGCTGCTCAGCGCATTCGCGACGAGACGCCACAACAGTCGCCTATCGAAATCCCGTCCAAGTGA
- the leuS gene encoding leucine--tRNA ligase translates to MHELYQPREIEAAAQTFWDEQKSFEVSEQPGKDTFYCLSMFPYPSGKLHMGHVRNYTIGDVIARYQRMQGKNVLQPMGWDAFGMPAENAAMKNNVAPAKWTYENIAYMKNQLKSLGLAIDWSREITTCKPDYYRWEQWLFTRLFEKGVIYRKNGTVNWDPVDQTVLANEQVIDGRGWRSGAVIEKREIPMYYFKITAYADKLLESLDELPGWPEQVKTMQRNWIGKSRGMEVQFPYDQASIGEAGTLKVFTTRPDTLMGATYVAVAAEHPLATLAAQNNPELQAFINECKSGSVAEADVATQEKKGLPTSLFVEHPLTGEKLPVWVANYVLMHYGDGAVMAVPAHDERDFEFATKYSLPIKAVVRTSAGDETPAPWQDAYGEHGQLINSGEFDGLDFAGAFDAMEAALLKKELGNSRTQFRLRDWGISRQRYWGCPIPIIHCDTCGDVPVPEDQLPVKLPEDVVPDGAGSPLARMPEFYECSCPTCGAPAKRETDTMDTFVESSWYFARYASPHYEGGMVDPKAANHWLPVDQYIGGIEHAILHLLYARFFHKLMRDEGLVSSNEPFKNLLTQGMVVAETFYRLEANGSKTWFNPADVEFERDSKAKIIGAKLIADGHPVEIGGIEKMAKSKNNGVDPQSMIDQYGADTCRLFMMFASPPDMSLEWSDSGVEGSHRFLKRVWRLAQAHVTAGAAGALDKTALNDDQKAIRRSIHLAIKQAGQDVGQHHKFNTAIAQVMTLMNVLEKAPQVSTQDRALLQEGLETVALLLAPITPHISHELWAALGHSDPIIDAGWPVVDDSALVQDTLQLVIQVNGKLRGHIEMPASATREEVEAAARINENVLRFIDGLTIRKVIVVPGKLVNIVAS, encoded by the coding sequence ATGCACGAACTCTACCAGCCCCGCGAAATCGAAGCCGCCGCCCAGACCTTCTGGGACGAGCAAAAGTCTTTTGAAGTCAGTGAACAGCCAGGCAAGGACACCTTTTACTGCCTGTCGATGTTCCCTTACCCCAGCGGCAAGCTACACATGGGTCACGTGCGCAACTACACCATCGGCGACGTGATCGCCCGCTATCAGCGCATGCAGGGCAAAAACGTGCTGCAGCCGATGGGCTGGGACGCATTCGGCATGCCGGCGGAAAACGCCGCGATGAAGAACAACGTCGCCCCTGCCAAGTGGACCTACGAAAACATCGCCTACATGAAGAACCAGCTCAAGAGCCTGGGTCTGGCGATCGACTGGTCCCGCGAGATCACTACCTGCAAACCCGATTACTACCGCTGGGAACAATGGCTGTTCACTCGCCTGTTCGAAAAAGGCGTGATCTACCGCAAGAACGGTACCGTGAACTGGGACCCGGTCGACCAGACCGTCCTGGCCAACGAGCAAGTCATCGACGGGCGCGGCTGGCGTTCGGGCGCGGTGATCGAAAAACGCGAAATCCCGATGTACTACTTCAAGATCACCGCCTACGCGGATAAGCTGCTGGAGAGCCTCGACGAGTTGCCGGGCTGGCCTGAACAGGTCAAGACCATGCAGCGCAACTGGATCGGCAAATCCCGCGGCATGGAAGTGCAGTTTCCGTACGACCAGGCGTCCATCGGCGAAGCCGGCACCCTGAAAGTCTTCACCACCCGTCCCGACACCCTGATGGGCGCGACGTACGTGGCCGTTGCCGCCGAGCACCCGCTGGCGACCCTGGCTGCGCAGAACAATCCCGAGCTGCAAGCGTTCATCAACGAATGCAAAAGCGGCAGCGTCGCCGAAGCCGACGTCGCCACCCAAGAAAAGAAAGGCCTGCCGACCTCGCTGTTCGTCGAACACCCGCTGACCGGCGAGAAACTGCCGGTGTGGGTCGCCAACTACGTGCTGATGCATTACGGCGACGGCGCGGTCATGGCTGTTCCTGCCCATGACGAACGTGATTTTGAATTCGCGACCAAGTACAGCCTGCCCATCAAAGCCGTTGTGCGCACCAGTGCGGGCGATGAAACCCCTGCACCGTGGCAGGACGCATACGGCGAGCACGGTCAGTTGATCAACTCCGGTGAGTTCGACGGCCTGGATTTCGCCGGCGCATTCGACGCCATGGAAGCCGCGCTGCTCAAGAAAGAACTGGGCAACTCACGCACCCAGTTCCGCCTGCGCGACTGGGGCATCAGCCGTCAGCGCTACTGGGGCTGCCCGATTCCGATCATTCACTGCGACACGTGCGGCGACGTGCCTGTCCCGGAAGATCAACTGCCGGTCAAGCTGCCTGAAGACGTGGTACCGGACGGCGCGGGCTCACCGCTGGCGCGCATGCCCGAGTTTTACGAGTGCAGTTGCCCGACCTGCGGCGCACCGGCCAAGCGCGAAACCGACACCATGGACACCTTCGTCGAGTCCTCGTGGTATTTCGCCCGCTACGCCTCGCCTCATTACGAAGGCGGTATGGTCGACCCGAAGGCCGCGAATCACTGGCTGCCGGTTGATCAGTATATCGGCGGTATCGAACACGCGATCCTGCACTTGTTGTACGCGCGCTTCTTCCACAAGCTGATGCGCGACGAAGGCCTGGTTAGCTCCAACGAGCCGTTCAAGAACCTGTTGACCCAAGGCATGGTCGTGGCCGAGACGTTCTACCGTCTGGAAGCCAACGGCAGCAAAACCTGGTTCAACCCGGCAGACGTTGAGTTCGAACGCGACAGCAAAGCCAAAATCATCGGTGCCAAACTGATTGCCGACGGCCACCCGGTTGAAATCGGCGGCATCGAAAAGATGGCCAAATCGAAGAACAACGGCGTCGACCCTCAGTCGATGATCGACCAGTACGGCGCCGACACCTGCCGGCTGTTCATGATGTTCGCCTCGCCGCCTGACATGAGCCTGGAATGGTCTGACTCTGGCGTGGAAGGCTCGCACCGCTTCCTCAAGCGCGTCTGGCGTCTGGCTCAGGCCCACGTGACGGCGGGCGCTGCAGGCGCACTCGACAAAACCGCTCTGAACGACGACCAGAAGGCCATCCGCCGCTCGATTCACCTGGCCATCAAGCAAGCTGGTCAGGACGTTGGGCAGCATCACAAATTCAACACCGCCATCGCTCAGGTGATGACGCTGATGAACGTCCTGGAAAAGGCGCCGCAGGTTTCGACTCAGGACCGCGCGCTGTTGCAGGAAGGTCTGGAGACCGTCGCGCTGTTGCTGGCGCCAATCACCCCGCACATCAGCCACGAGCTGTGGGCTGCGCTGGGCCACTCCGACCCGATCATCGACGCCGGCTGGCCTGTGGTCGATGACTCGGCACTGGTGCAGGACACGTTGCAATTGGTGATTCAGGTCAATGGCAAGCTGCGTGGCCACATCGAGATGCCGGCCAGCGCCACCCGCGAAGAAGTCGAGGCTGCCGCACGGATCAACGAAAACGTCCTGCGCTTCATCGACGGCCTGACGATCCGCAAAGTGATCGTGGTGCCGGGCAAACTGGTTAACATCGTCGCCAGCTGA
- a CDS encoding D-alanyl-D-alanine carboxypeptidase family protein, translated as MNITSFAKRLCLLIPLFTAPAVFAAEQMTPSPPQLAAKAYVLMDANSGNVLVENNGDQRLPPASLTKLMTAYIATLEIRRGQIGENDPVTVSENAWRTGGSRMFIKVGSQVTVSDLLHGIIIQSGNDASVALSEHIAGSEDAFADLMNKTAADLGMVNSHFMNPTGLPNPDHYATAHDMALLARAIIHEDPAHYAIYSQKEFFWNGIKQPNRNLLLWRDKTVDGLKTGHTEEAGYCMVSSAVRDGMRLIAVVFGTNSEQARAAETQKLLTYGFRFFETQTFYQKGTELAQAPVWKGTERQVKAGLAEDLTMTMPKGELKKLAASMTMNPQLVAPIAKGDVIGKVEVKLDDKVVHSANLIALDAVEEGGIFRRLWDSIRLFFYGLFN; from the coding sequence ATGAACATCACCAGCTTTGCAAAACGCCTTTGCCTGCTTATCCCGCTATTCACCGCGCCTGCCGTGTTTGCGGCAGAACAGATGACGCCATCGCCACCGCAACTGGCTGCCAAGGCTTATGTGCTGATGGACGCCAACAGCGGCAACGTTCTGGTCGAAAACAATGGCGACCAGCGCCTGCCACCGGCCAGTCTGACCAAGCTGATGACCGCCTACATCGCCACGCTGGAAATCCGTCGCGGCCAGATCGGCGAAAACGACCCTGTGACCGTCAGCGAAAACGCCTGGCGCACCGGCGGCTCGCGGATGTTCATCAAGGTGGGCAGCCAGGTCACCGTCAGCGACCTGCTGCACGGCATCATCATTCAGTCGGGTAACGACGCCAGCGTTGCGCTTTCCGAGCACATCGCCGGCAGCGAAGATGCCTTCGCCGACCTGATGAACAAGACCGCTGCCGACCTGGGCATGGTCAACAGCCACTTCATGAACCCGACCGGCCTGCCGAATCCTGATCACTACGCCACCGCCCATGACATGGCCCTGCTGGCACGCGCGATCATTCACGAAGACCCGGCTCACTACGCGATCTACTCGCAGAAAGAGTTCTTCTGGAACGGCATCAAGCAGCCAAACCGCAACCTGCTGCTGTGGCGTGACAAGACCGTCGACGGTCTGAAAACCGGTCACACCGAAGAAGCCGGCTACTGCATGGTGTCCTCGGCCGTTCGTGATGGCATGCGTCTGATTGCTGTGGTGTTCGGCACCAACAGCGAGCAGGCACGTGCTGCGGAGACCCAGAAGCTGCTGACCTACGGTTTCCGCTTCTTCGAAACCCAGACCTTCTATCAGAAAGGCACCGAGCTGGCTCAAGCGCCGGTCTGGAAAGGCACCGAGCGTCAAGTCAAAGCCGGTCTGGCAGAAGACCTGACCATGACCATGCCAAAAGGCGAGCTGAAGAAGCTGGCCGCCAGCATGACCATGAATCCACAGCTGGTTGCTCCGATCGCCAAAGGCGACGTTATCGGCAAGGTTGAGGTCAAGCTGGACGACAAGGTCGTGCACAGCGCCAACCTGATCGCCCTCGACGCCGTCGAGGAGGGTGGCATCTTCCGCCGCCTGTGGGATAGCATCCGCTTGTTCTTCTACGGTCTGTTCAACTGA
- the arfA gene encoding alternative ribosome rescue factor ArfA, with protein sequence MSKAKKRPNKAKSIIAQPLFRSRQEQPGKGKGSYRREAFQSKGWEASSVMAA encoded by the coding sequence ATGAGCAAAGCCAAAAAGCGGCCGAACAAGGCCAAATCCATCATCGCCCAGCCACTGTTCCGCAGCCGTCAGGAACAACCCGGCAAAGGCAAAGGCAGCTACCGCCGCGAAGCCTTCCAGTCTAAAGGCTGGGAGGCTTCTTCCGTTATGGCGGCTTGA
- the lipB gene encoding lipoyl(octanoyl) transferase LipB, with translation MGAVLGFRELGLTDYEPTWQAMKRFTDGRDRETADEVWLVQHPPVFTQGQSGKPEHLLLPGDIPVVQVDRGGQVTYHGPGQLVAYLLLDVRRLGFGVRELVTRIERSLIDLLASYGVDAAAKADAPGVYVDGAKIASLGLRIRNGCSFHGLALNVDMDLNPFKRINPCGYAGLAMTQLREQAGPIEFAEVSARLRAQLVNHLDYAEQTTLTGGMD, from the coding sequence ATGGGCGCGGTTCTGGGCTTTCGTGAACTCGGGCTGACCGACTACGAGCCCACCTGGCAGGCCATGAAACGCTTTACCGATGGTCGCGACCGCGAAACCGCCGATGAGGTCTGGCTTGTGCAGCATCCGCCGGTGTTCACCCAGGGCCAGTCCGGCAAGCCCGAGCATTTGTTGCTGCCGGGGGATATCCCGGTGGTGCAGGTCGATCGCGGCGGCCAAGTGACTTATCATGGCCCCGGCCAACTGGTTGCTTACTTGCTGCTGGACGTGCGACGTCTGGGCTTTGGCGTTCGCGAGCTGGTCACGCGGATTGAGCGTAGCTTGATCGACCTGCTGGCCAGTTACGGCGTAGACGCAGCTGCCAAGGCTGACGCGCCGGGTGTGTACGTCGATGGCGCCAAGATCGCCTCACTGGGGCTGCGCATCCGCAATGGCTGTTCGTTTCACGGCCTTGCGTTGAACGTCGATATGGATCTGAACCCTTTTAAACGGATTAATCCCTGCGGGTATGCGGGGCTGGCGATGACCCAGCTGCGCGAACAGGCAGGTCCGATTGAATTTGCCGAGGTTAGTGCCCGGCTGCGTGCGCAGCTCGTCAACCACCTCGACTACGCTGAGCAGACGACCCTAACGGGCGGAATGGATTGA
- a CDS encoding DUF493 domain-containing protein, with product MTDSEVKAPKIEFPCADYPIKIIGDTGVGFKDRVIEILEKHATVDMKTLAERQSSNGKYTTVQLHIIATGQDQLYDINSELRATGFVHMVL from the coding sequence ATGACAGATTCCGAAGTAAAAGCGCCAAAAATCGAATTTCCCTGCGCCGACTATCCGATCAAGATCATCGGCGACACGGGCGTGGGCTTCAAAGACAGAGTCATTGAGATTCTTGAGAAACACGCGACCGTTGACATGAAAACCCTGGCCGAGCGCCAGAGCAGCAACGGCAAGTACACCACCGTTCAGCTGCATATCATTGCCACCGGGCAAGACCAGCTTTACGACATCAACAGCGAATTGCGGGCCACCGGCTTCGTGCACATGGTGCTGTGA